Proteins encoded within one genomic window of Cellulomonas flavigena DSM 20109:
- a CDS encoding error-prone DNA polymerase, translating to MTEGDPRVGTGTGTDARTGAGRGAGADWPPRYAELHAHSAFSFLDGASQPEELAAEAARLGQSALALTDHDGLYGVVRFAQAARAVGLPTVFGAELHLPAPDPRRHPREKRPTPGPPVLDAPTGVPDPRASHLLVLARGADGYRALSRAIAEGHLRTGRKGAAEYHLEELAEAAAGQWLVLTGCRKGAVRRALAGGDPSGVLGVAPGGIEAARTELDRLVALFGRDNVAVETTMHGDAYDTDRADALATLAADARLPLVATGNVHYATERDADLALALAAVRARSSLDDLDGWLPGAPVAHLRSAAEMLHLHRRHPSAVTTAADLAAECAFDLSLVAPSLPPYPVPDGHTEATWLRELVRRGAAELYGPPDAERVPGAYAQLEHELRVIEDLGFPGYFLVVYDLVDFCRRQGIMAQGRGSAANSAVCYVLRVTAVDPVKHGLLFERFLAPERDGPPDIDVDIESARREEVIQHVYATHGRSHAAQVANVISYRPRSAVRDAARALGYDAGQQDAWSTSIERWGSLRGPEKPSAWWHLTRSGPVGPGSEVAGMPTADNHDVVPTRLPPSAAEAEEIPEHVIDLAERFLRLPRHLGIHSGGMVMCDRPVIEVCPVEWARMEGRTVLQWDKEDCADAGLVKFDLLGLGMLTALRLAFTEVEKHEGVTLDLHGLPHEDPAVYELLSAADTVGVFQVESRAQMGTLPRLRPSTFYDIVVEVALIRPGPIQGGSVHPFINRAKGREPVTYLHPLLEKSLGKTLGVPLFQEQLMQMAIDVADFTPAEADQLRRAMGSKRSMERMEAIRSRLMEGMAANGIGSQVREQIFDKLKAFADFGFPESHAYSFAFLVYASSWLKVHHPAAFYAGLLAAQPMGFYSPQSLAADARRHGIEVLRPDVLASEVLAVVERLGPPPHGGEPRLVPQPSGTGPTRPVGVRTGEGSVRTLAVRQGLTQVRTIGEDVARALVDARTADGPFTDLQDLVRRVHLTTAQIEALATAGALDSLGVDRRSGLWAAGALAQEGPDTLPGVAVGVKAPALPGLSGVEVATADVWATGVSVDSYPTQFVRDGLDAAGVLTVEQAFRTEEGRRVAVAGVVTHRQRPGTAQGVTFLSLEDETGLLNIVCSAGLWQRFRRTARTAKAMVVRGRIEKADGATNLVAEHLSPLSLKVRSRSRDFQ from the coding sequence ATGACTGAGGGGGACCCGAGGGTGGGGACAGGCACGGGGACGGACGCCCGGACGGGTGCGGGGCGCGGGGCCGGGGCCGACTGGCCGCCGCGGTACGCCGAGCTGCACGCGCACTCGGCGTTCAGCTTCCTCGACGGCGCCAGCCAGCCCGAGGAGCTCGCCGCCGAGGCGGCGCGCCTCGGGCAGAGCGCGCTGGCCCTCACCGACCACGACGGGCTGTACGGCGTGGTGCGGTTCGCGCAGGCCGCGCGTGCCGTCGGGCTGCCCACGGTCTTCGGCGCCGAGCTGCACCTGCCCGCGCCCGACCCGCGCCGGCACCCGCGCGAGAAGCGCCCGACCCCCGGCCCGCCCGTGCTCGACGCGCCCACCGGCGTACCCGACCCGCGCGCGTCCCACCTGCTGGTGCTCGCCCGCGGCGCCGACGGGTACCGCGCGCTGTCGCGCGCGATCGCCGAGGGGCACCTGCGCACCGGGCGCAAGGGCGCCGCGGAGTATCACCTGGAGGAGCTCGCCGAGGCGGCCGCCGGGCAGTGGCTCGTGCTCACCGGCTGCCGCAAGGGCGCCGTGCGCCGTGCGCTCGCCGGGGGCGACCCGTCCGGGGTCCTGGGCGTCGCACCGGGCGGGATCGAGGCGGCGCGCACCGAGCTCGACCGGCTCGTCGCGCTGTTCGGGCGGGACAACGTCGCCGTCGAGACCACGATGCACGGCGACGCGTACGACACCGACCGCGCCGACGCGCTCGCGACCCTCGCCGCCGACGCGCGCCTGCCGCTCGTCGCGACCGGCAACGTGCACTACGCCACCGAGCGCGACGCGGACCTCGCGCTCGCGCTCGCGGCGGTGCGCGCGCGCTCGTCGCTCGACGACCTCGACGGCTGGCTGCCCGGCGCCCCCGTGGCGCACCTGCGCTCGGCGGCCGAGATGCTGCACCTGCACCGCCGGCACCCGAGCGCCGTGACCACCGCGGCGGACCTGGCTGCCGAGTGCGCGTTCGACCTGTCGCTCGTCGCACCGAGCCTGCCGCCGTACCCCGTCCCGGACGGGCACACCGAGGCGACGTGGCTCCGCGAGCTCGTGCGCCGCGGCGCGGCGGAGCTGTACGGCCCACCGGACGCCGAGCGGGTGCCCGGCGCGTACGCGCAGCTCGAGCACGAGCTGCGCGTCATCGAGGACCTCGGGTTCCCCGGGTACTTCCTCGTCGTCTACGACCTCGTCGACTTCTGCCGCCGCCAGGGGATCATGGCGCAGGGGCGCGGCTCAGCCGCCAACTCCGCGGTCTGCTACGTGCTGCGCGTCACGGCTGTCGACCCCGTGAAGCACGGGCTGCTGTTCGAACGGTTCCTCGCCCCGGAGCGTGACGGCCCGCCGGACATCGACGTCGACATCGAGTCCGCGCGCCGCGAGGAGGTCATCCAGCACGTCTACGCCACGCACGGGCGCTCGCACGCCGCCCAGGTCGCCAACGTCATCTCCTACCGGCCGCGCTCGGCCGTGCGGGACGCGGCGCGCGCGCTGGGGTACGACGCGGGGCAGCAGGACGCGTGGTCCACGTCGATCGAGCGGTGGGGGAGCCTGCGCGGCCCGGAGAAGCCCAGCGCGTGGTGGCACCTCACGCGCTCGGGGCCGGTCGGGCCGGGCAGCGAGGTCGCCGGCATGCCGACGGCCGACAACCACGACGTCGTCCCCACGCGCCTGCCGCCGTCGGCCGCGGAGGCCGAGGAGATCCCCGAGCACGTCATCGACCTCGCCGAGCGGTTCCTGCGCCTGCCGCGCCACCTGGGCATCCACTCCGGCGGCATGGTGATGTGCGACCGGCCCGTCATCGAGGTGTGCCCCGTGGAGTGGGCGCGCATGGAGGGGCGCACGGTCCTGCAGTGGGACAAGGAGGACTGCGCCGACGCGGGCCTGGTGAAGTTCGACCTGCTGGGGCTGGGCATGCTCACCGCGCTGCGCCTGGCGTTCACCGAGGTCGAGAAGCACGAGGGCGTCACGCTCGACCTGCACGGCCTGCCGCACGAGGACCCCGCGGTGTACGAGCTGCTGTCCGCCGCCGACACCGTCGGGGTGTTCCAGGTGGAGTCGCGCGCGCAGATGGGGACGCTGCCGCGCCTGCGGCCCTCGACGTTCTACGACATCGTGGTCGAGGTCGCGCTCATCCGGCCCGGGCCCATCCAGGGCGGATCGGTGCACCCGTTCATCAACCGCGCCAAGGGCCGTGAGCCCGTCACGTACCTGCACCCGCTGCTGGAGAAGTCGCTCGGCAAGACCCTCGGTGTCCCGCTGTTCCAGGAGCAGCTCATGCAGATGGCCATCGACGTCGCGGACTTCACGCCCGCCGAGGCCGACCAGCTGCGCCGCGCGATGGGGTCGAAGCGGTCGATGGAGCGCATGGAGGCGATCCGCTCACGGCTCATGGAGGGCATGGCCGCCAACGGCATCGGTTCGCAGGTCCGCGAGCAGATCTTCGACAAGCTCAAGGCGTTCGCGGACTTCGGGTTCCCCGAGTCGCACGCCTACTCGTTCGCGTTCCTCGTCTACGCCAGCTCGTGGCTCAAGGTGCACCACCCCGCCGCGTTCTACGCCGGGCTGCTCGCGGCGCAGCCCATGGGGTTCTACTCGCCGCAGTCGCTGGCGGCGGACGCGCGCCGCCACGGCATCGAGGTGCTGCGCCCCGACGTGCTCGCGTCCGAGGTGCTGGCCGTCGTCGAACGCCTCGGACCACCGCCGCACGGCGGGGAACCCCGGCTGGTGCCGCAGCCCAGCGGCACCGGTCCGACCCGACCCGTGGGGGTGCGCACCGGGGAGGGGTCGGTGCGCACCCTCGCGGTGCGGCAGGGGCTCACGCAGGTGCGGACCATCGGTGAGGACGTCGCGCGTGCGCTGGTCGACGCGCGCACGGCCGACGGCCCGTTCACCGACCTGCAGGACCTCGTGCGGCGCGTGCACCTGACGACCGCGCAGATCGAGGCGCTGGCCACAGCCGGCGCGCTGGACTCCCTCGGCGTCGACCGCCGCTCGGGACTGTGGGCCGCAGGCGCGCTCGCGCAGGAGGGGCCGGACACGCTGCCGGGCGTCGCGGTGGGGGTGAAGGCCCCGGCCCTGCCGGGCCTGTCGGGCGTCGAGGTCGCGACGGCCGACGTGTGGGCCACGGGCGTGTCCGTGGACTCCTATCCGACGCAGTTCGTCCGCGACGGCCTCGACGCGGCCGGTGTGCTGACCGTCGAGCAGGCGTTCCGCACCGAGGAGGGACGCCGCGTTGCCGTCGCCGGCGTCGTCACCCACCGCCAGCGTCCCGGCACCGCGCAGGGCGTGACGTTCCTGTCCCTGGAGGACGAGACCGGCCTGCTCAACATCGTGTGCTCCGCGGGCCTGTGGCAGAGGTTCCGGCGCACGGCCCGTACCGCCAAGGCGATGGTCGTGCGCGGGCGGATCGAGAAGGCCGACGGTGCGACGAACCTCGTCGCGGAGCACCTGAGCCCGCTGTCGCTGAAGGTGCGCAGCCGGTCGCGGGACTTCCAGTGA
- a CDS encoding DNA polymerase Y family protein, protein MSTRTTVVWVPDWPVVAAMTADEVPVDVPAAVHDGRRITAVSALARADGVRRGMRRRQAQGVCPELVLLPVDDARDVRLFEPVAAATETVVAGVEVARPGMLLLPAGGAARYHGSEEALAERVVDAVARATGHECGVGTADGLLAAVLAARTGAVVEPGLSPVFLAPHGVTELVHATTTPEQAAEVMRLVDLLHRLGLRTLGAFAALPAPDVHARFGRLGSWARTLARGLDERPPARRRPEADLEVDVELDPPVDRVDTATFAGRRLAEELHAELVARSVTCGRLQITARTDDGTELVRTWRTDLGGWGGLAAARITDRIRWQLDGWLTAAAVATARDRRREVRERERGARGRGEGGGPAHGEHGPVRGTHGAVLDVRVPDDEDDTAPVALVRLTLTALDVAPAGSEATQLWGGPSGGDLRAHRALERAQSIVGGPGVLTATLQGGRDVRDQVHVRPWGEQSDPPRPLDRPWPGRLPDPAPATVLVDPVHVEVRDVHGSPVRVDRRGRLSGPPGSVLAGSGPDRVRVVAGWAGPWLLTDRWWTHPGAGPQVRAHLQVAFDDGGAVLLTHTDGAWTYEADYD, encoded by the coding sequence ATGAGCACGCGGACGACGGTCGTGTGGGTGCCCGACTGGCCCGTGGTCGCGGCGATGACCGCCGACGAGGTCCCGGTCGACGTGCCTGCCGCGGTGCACGACGGGCGTCGGATCACCGCGGTGTCCGCGCTCGCGCGTGCCGACGGGGTGCGCCGCGGGATGCGGCGGCGGCAGGCGCAGGGCGTGTGCCCCGAGCTCGTGCTGCTGCCGGTCGACGACGCGCGCGACGTGCGGCTGTTCGAGCCCGTCGCCGCGGCGACCGAGACGGTCGTCGCCGGTGTCGAGGTCGCCCGGCCGGGCATGCTCCTGCTGCCTGCCGGCGGAGCCGCGCGCTACCACGGGTCGGAGGAGGCGCTCGCCGAGCGCGTCGTCGACGCGGTCGCGCGCGCCACCGGTCACGAGTGCGGCGTGGGCACGGCCGACGGGCTGCTCGCCGCCGTGCTGGCCGCGCGCACCGGCGCCGTCGTCGAGCCCGGGCTGTCGCCCGTCTTCCTCGCGCCGCACGGTGTCACCGAGCTCGTGCACGCCACCACCACGCCCGAGCAGGCCGCCGAGGTCATGCGCCTGGTCGACCTGCTGCACCGCCTGGGGCTGCGCACGCTCGGGGCGTTCGCGGCGCTGCCGGCCCCCGACGTGCACGCGCGGTTCGGGCGGCTGGGCTCGTGGGCGCGCACGCTCGCGCGCGGCCTCGACGAGCGGCCGCCCGCGCGTCGTCGTCCCGAGGCCGACCTCGAGGTGGACGTCGAGCTCGACCCGCCCGTCGACCGCGTGGACACCGCGACGTTCGCCGGACGGCGCCTGGCCGAGGAGCTGCACGCCGAGCTCGTCGCGCGCTCCGTGACGTGCGGGCGCCTGCAGATCACCGCGCGGACCGACGACGGGACCGAGCTGGTGCGCACGTGGCGTACCGACCTGGGCGGCTGGGGCGGGCTCGCCGCCGCGCGCATCACCGACCGGATCCGCTGGCAGCTCGACGGGTGGCTCACCGCGGCGGCCGTCGCCACGGCTCGGGACCGGCGCCGTGAGGTGCGCGAGCGTGAACGCGGGGCGCGGGGACGCGGCGAGGGCGGGGGACCGGCGCACGGCGAGCACGGACCGGTGCGCGGGACGCACGGGGCGGTCCTCGATGTCCGGGTGCCGGACGACGAGGACGACACGGCGCCCGTCGCGCTGGTGCGTCTGACCCTCACGGCGCTCGACGTCGCGCCCGCGGGGTCCGAGGCGACGCAGCTGTGGGGCGGACCGTCGGGTGGGGACCTGCGGGCGCACCGCGCGCTCGAGCGCGCGCAGAGCATCGTCGGCGGGCCGGGCGTGCTCACCGCGACCCTGCAGGGCGGGCGTGACGTGCGTGACCAGGTGCACGTGCGGCCGTGGGGCGAGCAGAGCGACCCGCCGCGCCCGCTCGACCGTCCCTGGCCGGGCCGGCTGCCGGACCCGGCACCCGCGACCGTGCTGGTCGACCCCGTGCACGTCGAGGTGCGGGACGTGCACGGCTCGCCCGTGCGCGTCGACCGGCGGGGGCGGCTGAGCGGACCACCCGGCAGCGTGCTCGCCGGGAGCGGCCCCGACCGGGTGCGCGTCGTCGCCGGGTGGGCGGGGCCGTGGCTGCTGACCGACCGCTGGTGGACGCACCCCGGCGCCGGGCCGCAGGTGCGCGCCCACCTGCAGGTCGCGTTCGACGACGGCGGCGCGGTGCTGCTCACGCACACCGACGGGGCGTGGACGTACGAGGCGGACTATGACTGA
- a CDS encoding ArsR/SmtB family transcription factor, whose protein sequence is MPLHALGVDRPLPEVKAELFKALAHPVRVRTLELLVERDRQVSELLAELGLEASHLSQHLAVLRRAGVVTARRTGNAVHYALALPAVADMLAAARTVLLDAAAHHRDRLDDPTEA, encoded by the coding sequence GTGCCCCTGCACGCCCTCGGTGTCGACCGCCCTCTCCCCGAGGTCAAGGCCGAGCTGTTCAAGGCCCTCGCCCACCCGGTGCGCGTGCGCACCCTCGAGCTCCTCGTCGAGCGCGACCGTCAGGTCAGCGAGCTGCTCGCCGAGCTCGGCCTCGAGGCCTCGCACCTCTCGCAGCACCTCGCCGTGCTGCGACGGGCGGGCGTCGTCACCGCCCGCCGCACCGGCAACGCCGTGCACTACGCGCTCGCGCTGCCCGCGGTCGCCGACATGCTCGCCGCCGCCCGCACCGTCCTCCTCGACGCCGCCGCGCACCACCGCGACCGGCTCGACGACCCGACCGAGGCATGA
- a CDS encoding SulP family inorganic anion transporter: MTDLAPVVRRIRALAPHRDDYADLPRSWRADLLAGVTVAVVALPLALGFGVASGLGAAAGLVTAVVAGAIAAVLGGSHLQVSGPTGAMTVVLLPVVARHGAEAVPIVAIMAGGIVILAGVLGIGRLVAYIPWPVVEGFTCGIGVVIALQQVPLALDTPRAEGENAGLVALRTLGDVDWSQAVAPLALVALVVAVMLALPRLRQGLPASLVAVVLATAVAEAARLDVDRIGVLPSALPAPHLPIVDLATTSALFSAALAVAALAALESLLSARVADGMADDIGRTRPNRELVGQGVANVASGLCGGLPATGAIARTAVNVRAGARTRVAALTHALVLTAIVYLAAPLVGRIPLSALAGVLLVTSARMVDLPTARAICRSGRSGALVFGVTLAVTVVFDLVMAVEVGVAVAAVLALRAVARSSGLHREPLAEESGDRLTADDEHALLHEHIAVYRIDGALFFADVRRFLDELALVSDVRVVVLRLGNVRVLDASGANALVEIVTDLRRRGIVVLLKGLRPEHRKLAEGIGVLDALGEPRHLFDDLDDALEHARSHVRRAHAPTRMG; encoded by the coding sequence ATGACCGACCTCGCCCCCGTGGTCCGGCGCATCCGCGCCCTCGCCCCCCACCGCGACGACTACGCCGACCTGCCCCGCTCGTGGCGCGCCGACCTGCTCGCCGGCGTCACCGTCGCCGTCGTCGCGCTGCCCCTCGCCCTCGGCTTCGGCGTGGCCTCCGGGCTCGGCGCCGCCGCCGGGCTCGTCACCGCCGTGGTGGCCGGCGCGATCGCCGCCGTCCTCGGCGGCTCCCACCTGCAGGTCAGCGGACCGACGGGGGCGATGACGGTCGTCCTGCTGCCCGTCGTCGCCCGGCACGGCGCCGAAGCCGTGCCGATCGTGGCGATCATGGCCGGCGGCATCGTGATCCTCGCCGGTGTGCTCGGCATCGGCCGGCTCGTCGCGTACATCCCGTGGCCCGTCGTCGAAGGGTTCACGTGCGGCATCGGCGTCGTCATCGCGCTGCAGCAGGTGCCGCTCGCGCTGGACACTCCGCGCGCCGAGGGCGAGAACGCCGGGCTCGTCGCGCTGCGCACCCTCGGCGACGTCGACTGGTCGCAGGCCGTCGCGCCGCTCGCGCTCGTCGCGCTCGTCGTCGCCGTCATGCTGGCCCTCCCGCGGCTGCGCCAGGGGCTGCCCGCCTCGCTCGTGGCCGTCGTGCTCGCCACCGCCGTCGCCGAGGCCGCCCGCCTCGACGTCGACCGCATCGGCGTCCTGCCCTCGGCGCTGCCCGCCCCCCACCTGCCGATCGTGGACCTGGCCACCACCAGCGCGCTGTTCTCCGCCGCCCTCGCGGTCGCTGCGCTCGCCGCCCTGGAGTCGCTGCTGTCGGCGCGCGTCGCGGACGGCATGGCCGACGACATCGGACGCACGCGCCCCAACCGCGAGCTCGTCGGCCAGGGCGTCGCCAACGTCGCGTCCGGCCTGTGCGGCGGCCTGCCCGCGACGGGCGCGATCGCCCGCACCGCCGTCAACGTGCGCGCCGGCGCGCGCACCCGTGTCGCGGCCCTCACCCACGCCCTCGTGCTCACCGCGATCGTGTACCTGGCCGCACCGCTCGTGGGGCGGATCCCGCTGTCGGCGCTCGCGGGCGTGCTGCTCGTCACGTCCGCACGCATGGTCGACCTGCCGACCGCGCGCGCGATCTGCCGGTCGGGGCGCTCCGGAGCGCTGGTGTTCGGCGTGACGCTCGCCGTGACGGTCGTGTTCGACCTCGTCATGGCCGTCGAGGTGGGTGTCGCGGTCGCCGCCGTGCTGGCGCTGCGCGCGGTCGCACGCAGCAGCGGGCTGCACCGCGAGCCGCTGGCCGAGGAGTCCGGCGACCGGCTCACAGCCGACGACGAGCACGCGCTGCTGCACGAGCACATCGCGGTGTACCGCATCGACGGTGCGCTGTTCTTCGCCGACGTGCGCCGGTTCCTCGACGAGCTGGCGCTCGTCAGCGACGTCCGCGTCGTCGTGCTGCGCCTGGGCAACGTGCGCGTGCTCGACGCGAGCGGCGCGAACGCCCTCGTCGAGATCGTCACCGACCTGCGCCGCCGCGGGATCGTCGTGCTGCTCAAGGGGCTGCGTCCCGAGCACCGCAAGCTCGCCGAGGGCATCGGGGTGCTCGACGCGCTCGGCGAGCCGCGGCACCTGTTCGACGACCTGGACGACGCACTCGAGCACGCCCGCTCGCACGTGCGCCGCGCCCACGCCCCGACCAGGATGGGATGA
- a CDS encoding YbhB/YbcL family Raf kinase inhibitor-like protein produces MPTSLTRPVAPEPYPLLPPVPAFTVTSTDWVHGGRIPDVHTNTDAGSNVSPQLAWSGFPEGTRGFAVNVFDPDAPGVAGWWHWSVLGLGADVTSLDRDAGRPDGSGLPTGAFHLRGDDGVAGYVGSAPPPGDQVHRYFVAVHALDTADPGLGPDTPPGAASCALVFHTIARAVLMGTYQR; encoded by the coding sequence GTGCCCACGTCCCTGACCCGTCCCGTCGCCCCCGAGCCCTACCCGCTCCTGCCGCCCGTGCCCGCCTTCACGGTCACCAGCACCGACTGGGTGCACGGTGGCCGGATCCCCGACGTGCACACCAACACCGACGCCGGCAGCAACGTCTCGCCGCAGCTCGCGTGGTCCGGGTTCCCCGAGGGGACCCGCGGCTTCGCGGTGAACGTGTTCGACCCGGACGCGCCGGGCGTCGCCGGCTGGTGGCACTGGTCGGTGCTGGGCCTGGGCGCCGACGTCACGTCGCTCGACCGCGACGCCGGGCGTCCTGACGGCTCCGGGCTGCCCACCGGCGCGTTCCACCTGCGCGGCGACGACGGGGTCGCGGGCTACGTCGGCAGCGCTCCCCCGCCCGGGGACCAGGTGCACCGCTACTTCGTCGCGGTCCACGCGCTCGATACCGCGGACCCGGGGCTCGGGCCGGACACGCCCCCCGGTGCGGCGAGCTGCGCGCTGGTGTTCCACACGATCGCGCGCGCCGTCCTCATGGGCACGTACCAGCGGTGA
- a CDS encoding YbaK/EbsC family protein — MITTHGTLTWERAVDRPDLLAASTHAVISGWAVVEPAVADAVLVAAIDPDLADTAAMTDAYELPLSASVNCVLVAGKRAGEERTAACLVRATTRADVNNAVKRLLDVRKASFLPMDRATDESRMEYGGITPLGLPVGYRVLADAGVAVDDPEAGGTVIIGSGTRRSKIALPGALLVRAPGVEVVEGLAIG; from the coding sequence ATGATCACCACCCACGGGACGCTGACGTGGGAGCGTGCCGTCGACCGTCCCGACCTGCTGGCCGCGAGCACGCACGCCGTGATCAGCGGGTGGGCGGTCGTCGAGCCCGCCGTGGCCGACGCAGTGCTCGTCGCCGCCATCGACCCCGACCTCGCGGACACCGCGGCCATGACGGACGCGTACGAGCTGCCGCTGTCCGCGTCGGTCAACTGCGTCCTCGTCGCCGGGAAGCGGGCAGGTGAGGAGCGGACCGCTGCCTGCCTGGTGCGCGCGACGACGCGCGCCGACGTCAACAACGCCGTCAAGCGCCTGCTCGACGTGCGCAAGGCGTCGTTCCTGCCGATGGACCGCGCGACCGACGAGTCGCGGATGGAGTACGGCGGCATCACGCCGCTCGGGCTGCCGGTGGGCTACCGGGTGCTCGCGGACGCGGGCGTTGCGGTGGACGACCCCGAGGCCGGCGGCACCGTGATCATCGGCAGTGGCACGCGGCGCTCGAAGATCGCGCTGCCCGGCGCGCTGCTCGTGCGGGCGCCGGGCGTCGAGGTGGTCGAGGGGCTTGCGATCGGCTGA
- a CDS encoding TrmH family RNA methyltransferase, producing MLRADVQPVTDRDDPRLTDYVGLTDVALRMRVEAAEGLYMAESSTVLERALRAGHQPRSVLLAPRWVPAVEDMLAASPVDGVVPVHVAEDPVLEAITGFHVHRGALAAMHRPALPAVADVLAAARGGAGARRVAVLEDLVDHTNVGAAFRSAAALGVDAVLVTPRCADPLYRRAVRVSMGTVFQVPWTRIDPWPDGIATLRQAGFVTASLALSEDSVPLDELVADPPERLALVLGAEGDGLKPETVAAGDLTVRIPMAGGVDSLNVAAAAAVAFWATRV from the coding sequence GTGCTCCGTGCCGACGTCCAGCCCGTCACCGACCGCGACGACCCGAGGCTGACCGACTACGTCGGGCTCACCGACGTCGCGCTGCGGATGCGCGTCGAAGCCGCCGAGGGTCTGTACATGGCGGAGAGCTCGACGGTGCTCGAGCGTGCGCTGCGTGCCGGGCACCAGCCGCGGTCCGTGCTGCTCGCGCCGCGCTGGGTGCCTGCCGTCGAGGACATGCTCGCGGCGTCGCCCGTCGACGGCGTGGTGCCGGTGCACGTCGCCGAGGACCCCGTGCTGGAGGCCATCACGGGCTTCCACGTGCACCGCGGCGCGCTCGCGGCCATGCACCGCCCGGCGCTGCCGGCTGTTGCGGACGTCCTCGCGGCGGCACGCGGCGGCGCGGGGGCGCGGCGCGTGGCGGTGCTCGAGGACCTCGTCGACCACACGAACGTCGGAGCTGCGTTCCGCAGCGCGGCCGCGCTGGGCGTGGACGCCGTCCTCGTGACGCCGCGCTGCGCCGACCCGCTGTACCGGCGGGCGGTGCGTGTCTCGATGGGCACGGTGTTCCAGGTGCCGTGGACGCGCATCGACCCGTGGCCCGACGGCATCGCGACGCTGCGCCAGGCGGGGTTCGTCACGGCATCGCTCGCGCTGTCCGAGGACTCCGTGCCGCTTGACGAGCTCGTCGCGGACCCGCCCGAGCGGCTCGCCCTCGTGCTGGGCGCCGAGGGCGACGGGCTCAAGCCGGAGACCGTCGCCGCCGGCGACCTCACCGTGCGGATCCCGATGGCCGGGGGAGTGGACTCGCTCAACGTCGCGGCCGCCGCGGCCGTGGCGTTCTGGGCGACACGGGTCTGA
- a CDS encoding MFS transporter has product MSTLRPRLVRDRLTLGLYTPYVVWGWLLYSFNPSVPLLADELGVTAAQAGLHGTAMALGGLASAPVTPRAVRRAGRRATVVTALLLVAVGVAALLLGPTLPWTLAGMFVTALGGNVMIAATQVGIAQHTGPAASAAITEANGAGSSVGLIGPLAVGACVAAGWGWRPGVAVTAALAVVAALVVSRLPAAPALPALRRRAAAAPDEEAVAPVEAAAAPAPAPRQVPRHAAWLFLAALVAATALENATTYWATDLVLSRTDAGAGIATATTAGLVAGMSVMRFIVGPLSLRVPPAILLAASFGIAIVGWALLWTATDVAVALTGLVIAGFGYGAQYPLGVALLLSVSPGQGDRAQAHATLAGALAIGVAPFLLGALADAFGTHQAFLLVPVLAAAGVVVAMLGGRAVRSRVPADLG; this is encoded by the coding sequence GTGTCCACGCTCCGTCCCCGGCTCGTCCGGGACCGTCTCACGCTCGGCCTCTACACCCCGTACGTCGTGTGGGGGTGGCTGCTGTACAGCTTCAACCCGTCGGTTCCGCTGCTGGCCGACGAGCTGGGAGTGACCGCCGCGCAGGCCGGGCTGCACGGCACCGCGATGGCGCTGGGCGGGCTGGCGTCCGCGCCGGTGACGCCGCGGGCCGTCCGGCGCGCCGGGCGGCGGGCGACCGTGGTGACAGCGCTGCTGCTCGTCGCCGTCGGCGTCGCGGCGCTGCTGCTCGGCCCGACGCTGCCGTGGACCCTGGCGGGCATGTTCGTCACGGCCCTCGGTGGCAACGTGATGATCGCGGCGACGCAGGTGGGCATCGCCCAGCACACCGGGCCCGCGGCGTCGGCGGCGATCACCGAGGCCAACGGCGCGGGGTCGTCGGTTGGGCTGATCGGCCCCCTGGCCGTCGGCGCGTGCGTCGCCGCGGGCTGGGGGTGGCGTCCCGGCGTGGCGGTCACCGCGGCGCTCGCGGTGGTCGCGGCCCTCGTCGTCTCGCGGCTGCCCGCGGCGCCAGCGCTGCCGGCCCTGCGTCGGCGCGCTGCTGCGGCTCCTGACGAGGAGGCGGTCGCGCCCGTCGAGGCCGCCGCCGCGCCCGCGCCCGCGCCGCGGCAGGTCCCGCGCCACGCTGCCTGGCTGTTCCTCGCCGCGCTCGTCGCCGCCACCGCGCTGGAGAACGCCACGACCTACTGGGCGACCGACCTCGTGCTGTCCCGCACGGACGCCGGCGCGGGCATCGCGACCGCCACCACCGCGGGCCTCGTGGCCGGCATGTCGGTCATGCGGTTCATCGTCGGTCCGCTGTCGCTCCGCGTGCCGCCGGCGATCCTGCTCGCGGCGTCGTTCGGGATCGCGATCGTCGGGTGGGCGCTGCTGTGGACCGCGACGGACGTCGCCGTCGCGCTCACCGGACTGGTGATCGCCGGCTTCGGGTACGGCGCGCAGTACCCGCTGGGCGTCGCGCTGCTGCTGTCCGTGTCGCCCGGCCAGGGTGACCGCGCACAGGCGCACGCGACGCTCGCGGGCGCGCTCGCCATCGGTGTCGCACCGTTCCTGCTGGGCGCGCTCGCGGACGCGTTCGGGACGCACCAGGCGTTCCTGCTCGTGCCGGTCCTGGCGGCCGCGGGCGTCGTCGTCGCGATGCTCGGGGGGCGGGCGGTGCGCAGCCGCGTTCCCGCCGACCTCGGATGA